One segment of Sulfobacillus thermosulfidooxidans DSM 9293 DNA contains the following:
- a CDS encoding MFS transporter, with translation MAKASEGFSPLDRMAFNRFQWRSMVTTGMGVFTDGYDLSSVGIVLTLVLASFGVKSLTEWQSSLLAGSALIGAALGALLFGVLGNKGRKTFYGLDVTIMAIGAVLQAVVPNVDALIAVRFILGVGIGADYVLSPVIMAEHANAKDRGKTLAMGFGLTWGLGATTAAGLYLLLMAWHVAPDIIWRVVLGFGAVPAISVIALRRKMPETARFLARIEGDTEEARTVIQQATGTSLSTEWAVRPDQRPLAAFWATHGRRIATAAFLWFLFDIVAYSGILFGPSLIAKGLGLSPGLFQLLMEFGFVVPGALISVLLIDRWGRKPLQVLGFLGIAGCLVAFGAYQGGATAIPLISLLLYGGQNLMSQAGPGSISAAGMLGVELAPTKIRSIVQGITVASGRVGAALSAFVFPELFHRWGESGAIGFLAGVAALAALVTAVGIPETRRRSLEETAHDLESSSGSRVEPLVPSV, from the coding sequence ATGGCAAAAGCATCAGAGGGGTTTTCCCCGTTGGATCGGATGGCGTTTAACCGTTTTCAATGGCGTTCCATGGTGACCACGGGGATGGGGGTTTTTACGGACGGTTATGATTTGTCGTCCGTGGGGATTGTGCTGACGCTCGTATTGGCCAGCTTCGGTGTCAAATCCTTAACGGAGTGGCAAAGTTCGTTGCTGGCCGGTTCCGCGTTAATCGGGGCGGCCTTGGGGGCCCTGCTCTTTGGCGTCTTGGGCAACAAAGGCCGCAAAACGTTTTATGGCTTGGATGTCACGATTATGGCGATTGGGGCGGTCCTCCAAGCGGTGGTTCCGAATGTGGATGCCTTAATCGCAGTGCGGTTCATTCTGGGCGTGGGCATCGGGGCGGATTATGTGCTGTCTCCCGTGATTATGGCGGAACACGCGAATGCGAAAGACCGCGGCAAAACCCTGGCCATGGGGTTTGGTCTCACGTGGGGGCTCGGCGCTACGACGGCTGCCGGATTGTATTTGCTCTTGATGGCGTGGCATGTGGCCCCGGATATTATTTGGCGGGTGGTTCTCGGATTTGGCGCGGTCCCGGCCATCTCGGTGATTGCTTTGCGCCGCAAAATGCCGGAAACGGCCCGGTTTTTGGCCCGGATCGAAGGGGATACAGAGGAGGCGCGGACGGTGATTCAGCAGGCGACAGGGACGTCCCTGTCGACAGAATGGGCCGTGCGGCCTGACCAACGGCCTCTAGCGGCATTTTGGGCGACGCATGGTCGCCGGATTGCGACGGCCGCGTTCTTGTGGTTTCTCTTTGATATTGTCGCGTATTCTGGCATTTTATTTGGCCCGTCGCTGATTGCCAAAGGGTTAGGCTTATCCCCAGGGCTGTTTCAGTTACTCATGGAATTTGGCTTTGTGGTCCCGGGAGCGCTGATTAGTGTTCTGCTCATTGACCGATGGGGCCGCAAACCGTTACAGGTCCTCGGCTTTCTCGGCATTGCCGGCTGCTTGGTCGCCTTTGGCGCCTATCAAGGCGGCGCGACCGCGATTCCGCTCATTAGTTTGCTACTCTATGGTGGGCAAAATCTGATGTCCCAAGCGGGGCCGGGATCGATTTCGGCAGCCGGGATGTTAGGCGTCGAATTAGCACCCACCAAAATTCGGAGCATTGTCCAAGGCATCACCGTGGCCTCGGGGCGGGTGGGAGCTGCCTTAAGTGCGTTTGTCTTTCCGGAGCTCTTTCATCGCTGGGGGGAGTCGGGAGCGATTGGGTTTCTGGCTGGCGTGGCCGCCTTGGCCGCCCTCGTGACGGCCGTTGGGATTCCGGAAACCCGTCGCCGCTCGTTGGAAGAGACGGCGCACGATCTGGAGTCGTCATCCGGCTCTCGCGTCGAGCCGCTCGTGCCGAGCGTTTAA
- a CDS encoding glycerophosphodiester phosphodiesterase: MAHHCWVWGHRGYPACYPENTAASFAAAIAGGVNGIETDLQLTADGEVVLFHDTHLDRVTNLTGMVRAKRWPELQQARVRQPNGALSTEGLLRLDDLFQMFANTTQYCLELKPLDDTRNTLVNRTIEIIQRMGMTSQIIVSSFDVASLRLMATHVPRIPRALAINAFAVDTWQQAVSECAPQWVHLHYQDWEVWQSFGDTRIPTALWGFTSRDQVALTLKHRWPAALFVDDPHWPYSSKVSLC; this comes from the coding sequence GTGGCGCATCATTGCTGGGTCTGGGGACACCGCGGATATCCCGCGTGTTATCCGGAAAACACGGCTGCCAGTTTTGCCGCGGCTATTGCTGGAGGAGTCAATGGCATTGAAACCGACCTACAGTTGACCGCGGACGGCGAGGTGGTGCTTTTTCACGACACGCACTTAGACCGCGTCACGAACCTTACCGGGATGGTGCGGGCGAAACGTTGGCCCGAACTGCAACAGGCCCGCGTTCGGCAGCCCAACGGGGCCTTATCGACCGAAGGCCTCCTGCGGTTGGACGATTTATTTCAGATGTTCGCCAACACCACCCAGTATTGTTTAGAACTGAAACCGTTAGATGATACCAGAAATACGCTGGTGAACCGGACGATCGAGATCATTCAACGAATGGGAATGACCTCCCAGATTATAGTGTCCTCCTTTGACGTCGCGTCTTTGCGACTCATGGCGACACACGTGCCCCGGATTCCCCGGGCCTTGGCTATCAATGCCTTCGCCGTCGACACCTGGCAACAGGCCGTTTCCGAATGCGCCCCCCAGTGGGTGCATCTCCACTATCAGGATTGGGAAGTTTGGCAATCCTTTGGAGACACCCGTATTCCGACGGCGTTGTGGGGCTTTACCTCACGCGATCAAGTCGCTCTCACGCTCAAACATCGATGGCCCGCGGCCCTCTTCGTGGATGATCCGCACTGGCCCTACAGTTCGAAGGTGTCCCTATGTTAA
- the surE gene encoding 5'/3'-nucleotidase SurE codes for MGPILVTNDDGVGAMGLDVLITSLRGLGHDVMVVVPAQNHSGRGHSVTLGPVRMDTQRFHTDTWGYVVTGTPVDCVRLALAGACGTRPAMVVSGINHGWNVGHQILGSGTVAAAREAAWHQVPALALSASEGASWETLTRMLLHFGDSWLMAAAQRRGQYLNINLPAAPAAVWCWVSLDPAPIVPEVIPATEPGRVQLLGRHQSSGAGQDAAPTDIQCVEQGTIAVTALQAYPAVGDQGAPEECWHAPLMMSSYEEDEHDHGKSIRGVFPVGSDGV; via the coding sequence ATGGGACCCATATTAGTGACAAATGATGATGGGGTTGGTGCCATGGGGCTGGATGTGTTAATCACCAGTTTGCGTGGTCTGGGCCACGACGTCATGGTCGTGGTACCGGCGCAGAACCACAGTGGCCGGGGGCATAGTGTCACGCTCGGGCCGGTGCGGATGGACACGCAACGGTTTCACACGGATACCTGGGGATATGTGGTGACGGGGACACCCGTGGATTGTGTGCGGTTGGCGTTGGCCGGGGCCTGTGGGACCCGGCCGGCGATGGTCGTGTCAGGCATTAATCACGGGTGGAATGTGGGTCATCAAATCCTGGGGTCGGGCACGGTCGCGGCAGCTCGCGAAGCCGCCTGGCACCAAGTTCCGGCGCTGGCCCTCTCGGCGTCCGAGGGCGCATCGTGGGAGACGCTGACCCGGATGCTCTTGCACTTTGGGGATAGTTGGCTTATGGCCGCCGCACAGCGGCGGGGGCAGTATCTGAATATTAATTTGCCGGCCGCTCCGGCGGCGGTGTGGTGCTGGGTGTCGCTGGATCCCGCGCCGATCGTGCCTGAGGTGATTCCGGCAACGGAACCGGGACGAGTTCAGCTTTTGGGACGCCACCAGTCGTCGGGTGCGGGACAGGACGCGGCACCAACGGATATCCAGTGTGTCGAGCAGGGAACCATCGCGGTCACCGCATTACAGGCGTACCCCGCAGTGGGCGACCAAGGGGCCCCGGAGGAGTGCTGGCACGCGCCGCTTATGATGTCATCATATGAGGAGGACGAACACGATCATGGCAAAAGCATCAGAGGGGTTTTCCCCGTTGGATCGGATGGCGTTTAA
- a CDS encoding carbohydrate ABC transporter permease — translation MLKKHAMRNRTSWRKVSAPADRFHLEKHATPWLMLAPALLGLSVFVLIPTLAIVGLSFTNWNLLTPHPHWTGLTNYRSVLTSVDFWNAMEHTALYAAAVAIVILPASFGLAWILNAPLRGRHVYRMIVFLPYVMPLAASGIVFSGLLAPSTGLINMLLGRMHIAGPNWLGSVHWALISVIAVTIWEYLGFYMLLFLSGLQQLNPALSEAAAIDGAGSWRQFWHIILPQLIPTIVFAGVMVVIQTFQAFDQIYVMTAGGPVTATTTLVYYIYEQGFQFFNVGQASTASVLFVLLIGAITVLQWRGMHRWGGDAS, via the coding sequence ATGTTAAAAAAACACGCTATGCGCAACAGAACGTCATGGAGGAAAGTCTCTGCCCCCGCGGACCGCTTCCATCTCGAAAAGCATGCGACGCCCTGGCTCATGCTGGCGCCCGCTCTCCTCGGGCTGAGTGTTTTTGTGTTAATTCCGACGTTAGCGATTGTGGGATTGAGCTTTACGAACTGGAATTTGCTGACGCCTCACCCGCACTGGACCGGCCTTACGAACTACCGATCGGTGCTCACCTCGGTAGACTTCTGGAATGCCATGGAACATACAGCGCTCTATGCGGCCGCCGTGGCGATCGTCATTTTGCCAGCCAGTTTTGGACTGGCCTGGATTCTGAATGCTCCGCTTCGCGGGCGTCATGTGTACCGCATGATTGTCTTTCTCCCCTATGTGATGCCTTTAGCTGCTAGTGGCATTGTGTTCAGTGGCCTGCTGGCACCCTCAACCGGATTGATCAACATGCTGCTTGGCCGCATGCACATTGCTGGCCCCAATTGGTTGGGTTCCGTCCATTGGGCCTTAATCTCTGTCATTGCCGTCACCATTTGGGAATACCTCGGGTTTTACATGCTGCTCTTCCTCAGTGGCCTGCAGCAGCTGAACCCTGCACTCTCGGAAGCCGCCGCCATCGATGGGGCCGGAAGCTGGCGTCAATTCTGGCATATCATTTTACCCCAATTGATACCCACAATCGTTTTTGCTGGGGTAATGGTCGTGATCCAGACCTTTCAGGCCTTTGACCAAATCTATGTCATGACCGCTGGAGGGCCCGTCACGGCGACAACGACGTTGGTGTATTACATTTATGAACAAGGATTTCAATTTTTTAATGTCGGCCAAGCCTCTACCGCTTCGGTTTTGTTCGTCCTGCTCATCGGCGCGATTACGGTATTGCAGTGGCGCGGGATGCATCGGTGGGGAGGTGATGCCTCATGA
- a CDS encoding winged helix-turn-helix domain-containing protein — protein sequence MRCGYVSPEPLSHYLPTAQALVPIRRFETINQILHALIHHQITCLAINVQGLPDTATFSAVLETAETEGIPILLLTHYLQSKMWQITPVQSTAPMLSQFTQSPTPSCLTLWPVVRHHHHPVDLAPRAIALLSILATYADQVLSLSQINEEAQHRGIPPWTAQSLRVTVHHLNHHLRPLHIVTHRGYGYRFIPCADAVHASNGHRVPNDETASTPSV from the coding sequence ATGCGCTGTGGCTACGTGAGTCCCGAACCCTTAAGTCACTATCTCCCCACGGCTCAGGCATTGGTCCCGATTCGGCGATTCGAAACAATCAATCAAATTCTTCATGCCCTCATCCATCATCAAATTACGTGTCTGGCCATCAATGTGCAGGGTCTCCCGGATACCGCAACCTTCAGTGCCGTGCTGGAGACAGCAGAGACGGAAGGCATCCCGATCCTGTTGCTAACGCACTATCTGCAATCGAAGATGTGGCAAATCACACCTGTCCAGTCGACGGCTCCGATGCTGTCCCAATTCACTCAATCCCCGACTCCTTCGTGCCTGACCCTGTGGCCCGTCGTGCGTCATCATCATCACCCCGTGGATCTAGCGCCACGAGCCATCGCCCTATTAAGCATTTTGGCCACCTACGCTGATCAGGTGCTTTCGTTATCCCAAATCAATGAGGAAGCGCAACACCGTGGCATCCCTCCCTGGACGGCCCAAAGTCTGCGCGTCACCGTACATCATCTCAATCATCACCTACGGCCTCTCCACATCGTGACACATCGGGGGTATGGCTATCGCTTTATCCCCTGTGCCGATGCGGTCCATGCGTCTAACGGTCATCGTGTCCCAAACGACGAGACCGCATCCACCCCATCTGTCTGA